The Girardinichthys multiradiatus isolate DD_20200921_A chromosome 11, DD_fGirMul_XY1, whole genome shotgun sequence DNA window CTGTTGGCAAATTGAAGCAAAACCACTGATCTTAGCTCACTAATCTTAGTTTACAACAAATTATCTGAGTTTAACAAGAAAACaaggaatcaaacaacaaataatAATTCTCCATACATTCAGACATAACTCCTAAGTCCTTGTTCTATTGTTCAGAGGGTTTAAAAAACGTCCCTCACAATTTCTGtagattcattttatttttagcagaaattataataaaagaaagaaacattttgttgtctcgtgtttttttttagtttttctaaaTGGAATCTATGAGGAAACATCAAAGCCGTAAAAACAGATATAAAGAGTCTCATAAAATGTAGAATTTCAGTCCTCTATCCACACCCAACAGCTTTTATGCGACTGTAATGACTATtgccaataaaaatatttcttgtgTCTGCACATTATAACAGCATCAATAAAGAGAGGAATGAAATAAAACCAGGGTGGAAGGACTGTGAGGGTATTGACAGGAATGGGTAAATAGAACCGAGAAGTTATAAAGGCGTCTTGAGGGGTATTTAAGAGCTGCTGAGGATTCAGActgcatttaattttttcatgttcacacacacacactgatcaAGGCAGGGAAGGCTTGGTCATGATAAAATAAGAAACAGAAACTTTCAGGTGAGTAAATCTTTTTTAACCAAAAGCTTCCATAAAGTTTAGGAGActgcaaatgtattttaaatgcttttagttgggttttttcactttatttaatgaataaagTCTCAGTGTGATTGAAAACACTTGTTATGTAAGTAGTAGTAATGCCAAGGATCTAGCATCTTACAcagaatttcttttaaaaaggtaatattttttgaaaaaactgGCATCGGTGCAAAAACTAAACAAGTTTGTTATTTATTGaataattttctgtttaaaagaatgaaggacATTGAAATTAACCTCTTTGTAAAGATTGGATGTTCTCCAATCAGGTCAATATAAAACTGATGTAGTGGCAGTTGTGGTCTTTGTTTGCTCACATGCTTTGACGAAATTGGTGGAGAAGTcctcacataaaaaaaataaggagatatagctatttatttttatatactaTACTCCATGTATGTACATTTGCCTATTGTCAGGTACTGCATTGTTTAAGTTACATAAATTTCTtatgattaaaacaaaatctttttatCATGTGATTGCCTGAGTATACACACTAaaggtaaagaaagaaaatagttGCCTAAAACGTTTAAAAAGGTATTTGTCATTCTTAGTAAATAACCTTCgccaaatattatttaaaaaattatCAATGATTTCATTAATAAAGACAATGGGAAAATATCCTTTTAGCAGTTTTTTCATCGGAACGTTTGTGTAGAAATTGCATTGTAGAATTCAGTTATTCACATTAAGTCCTTTTATGTCTTCAGGCTGCAGATTATGCACTTAAGGTTTTTTTAAAGGGGCATCTCTACTCTCTCTCAAGTTTCATTTGGtaagagcagagacagaattgCTCTTTATATTGTAAACGTTGCTGATCTCCTCCCTAGAGTCTTTACTGACATATGATCAGATTAGAATCACCAATCAATATAAGCCAAACATATTTAGACTGGCAAAGGAATCATGACCAGCAGTTTTTATTAATGTGCCAAACCTAATATATTACAATTTGAAACACATTGTTTGGGTGTTTTAATGAGtatcctttatttattaattcagGTTAATCTACAAAGACCATAAAAATGAAGCTGATGTTCAGTATCTCTCTTTTCCTTTTGCTGCCCTACTGTACACGTCAAACATCAGGTAAGCTGTTCTAGTCACCTCTTTACACTACATAAAATCTTTGTTCCTTCCCTACTTTTGCGTCAAGCTCCTCCTTTGTGTTTCTTCTTCCCAAGACGTCATAATTGAGTCCACTCCTGCATCAAGCATTGGAGGTGTAATTCAGACGGAGCTTGAGAAGACGGTGTTTCTGGTCTGTACTCTTGAAAGTGGCACTCACGACGATAAGGAGTTGGTGTGGCTGAGGAATGAAGCTGCTGTTGATCTGAAGGATGGAAACAAGGAGAATCGCAGCAGTGTGTGCATCAGTCCTGTCATCATTGAGGATGAGGGTGCTACTTTCACTTGTCACCTGAAAAGCAACGCCTCCAACAAAGCGTCTGTCACCCTCAATGTCACATGTGAGTCCCATTAAAGGATGTTTATACTAAACTAATAATACGGAGGCTTCAGTCATCGACGAAGCAGTCCCGGGTTCGGGTCCCAGCCTCAGCGACATATGTTGCATGGCTgacccctctctccaccccgtttcctggctgcttgttttcagaaaataaagttttgcaagaaaatctttaaaaataataataatcttaagGTGTACTTAACAATAGCTAATGTCAGAAGTTCATAGGTTGAGATGATTTTATTATCATTCTAAAGTATGAAATGAATTAATAGTACTAACTATGGCAAACGTTAGTTAAATATTATTAGCATGGTCTTCTTCATAAAACTATTAATTTCTGTAATCAGCTTAGTTTTTTTATCTATGGAAAATCAGACACTTTAGTGTGGATTTCTAAGTGAATTCCATCAGGAGTGATATCCTCTGGGCGTGGAGGTGGCACAGGGGTTAAGCATGTGACTCCTGTACAGACGCCTTGGTCCTCGTTGCAGCTATCATGGGTTAGAGTCCTGGCCCGTTAACAGTTACTGCaggtcctcctcctctctccaccccatttcctgtcagcttacctttgaaaaaactgagaaaaataaaggaaactagtgccaaaaaaaaacaaagactaatATGCTCTCCATGCGTTTTGGCTATATTCAGTATTAATCAGGCCAATAaccatttcctgtttttctctaAGTTGAACCTGCTAAATCAAGTGTAGTTTTTCTAAGAACTATACTAgaatacacaaaataaaaaaatgtgctgcaggttcaGTGATTTAAGTGGTAGTTTTAAATCtaagagaaaaagaagaaattaaaagAATCTATTCATCAAAGCATATATCTCTAACCTTTATCTGATCTGGACAGgttctgctgcagcaaagccCAAACTATAACACTTCCTCCATAACACTTCACAGCTTCTTTTTGTAGAATGctgtttttgacttattccaaACATGCTTTCTGTTCTGACATCCAagttatttcattttatattcatctgtccaaagaacattattccagaacTCCTTGTCTTTGTCTATGATCTCTCTGGAAAACTTTAGTCTGGTCTTCATATTGCTATCATGTCATTTAACACTGCATTGGgtcactttgttttcagtttaaagtagAATCAGAAAAGTCTATTCTGAAAaccataatacaggtccttctcaaaatattagcatattgtgataaagttcattattttccataatgtcatgatgaaaatgtaacattcatatattttagattcatggcacactaactgaaatatttcaggtcttttattgtcttaatacggatgattttggcatacagctcatgaaaacccaaaattcctatctcacaaaattagcatatcattaaaagggtctctaaacgagctatgaacctcatcatctgaatcaacgagttaactctaaacacctgcaaaagattcctgaggcctttaaaactcccagcctggttcatcactcaaaaccccaatcatgggtaagactgccgacctgactgctgtccagaaggccactattgacaccctcaagcaagagggtaagacacagaaagaaatttctgaacgaataggctgttcccagagtgctgtatcaaggcacctcagtgggaagtctgtgggaaggaaaaagtgtggcagaaaatgctgcacaacgagaagaggtgaccggaccctgaggaagattgtggagaagggccgattccagaccttgggggacctgcggaagcagtggactgagtctggagtagaaacatccagaggcaccgtgcacaggcgtgtgcaggaaatgggctacaggtgccgcattccccagacctgggctacagagaagcagcactggactgttgctcagtggtccaaagtacttttttcggatgaaagcaaattctgcatgtcattcggaaatcaagatgccagagtctggaggaagactggggagagggaaatgccaaaatgccagaagtctagTGTCAAGTAccaacagtcagtgatggtctggggtgccgtgtcagctgctggtgttggtccactgtgttttatcaagggcagggtcaatgcagctagctatcaggagattttggagcacttcatgcttccatctgctgaaaagctttatggagatgaagatttcatttttcagcacgacctggcacctgctcacagtgtcaaaaccactggtaaatggtttactgaccatggtatcactgtgctcaattggcctgccaactctcctgacctgaaccccatagagaatctgtgggatattgtgaagagaacgttgagagactcaagacccaacactctggatgagctaaaggccgctatcgaagcatcctgggcctccataagacctcagcagtgccacaggctgattgcctccatgccacgccgcattgaagcagtcatttctgcaaaaggattcccgaccaagcattgagtgcataactgtacatgattatttgaagattgacgttttttgtattcaaaacacttttcttttattggtcggatgaaatatgctaattttgtgagataggaattttgggttttcatgagctgtatgccaaaatcatccgtattaagacaataaaagacctgaaatatttcagttagtgtgcaatgaatctaaaatatatgaatgttaaattttcatcattacattatggaaaataatgaactttatcacaacatgctaatattttgagaaggacctgtatgatggCAGCCCTTTATGCAACTGGATAAACATCCCAATGCTTTTGATCCTTTGGTGTTTTTTGTTGGGTTTGGTTCTCATTTGTGAGAGTTTTCATTATTCCTCTGTTTGTTATTATGTTACTTATTCTTGTCATGATCTATTCATTTCTCTGTGTTGTTTAGTGTCAATTAGTTCTTTCCTTGTTAGTTTGGTCTCTTAGTTTATTCCTGTGTTCTAATTCCGGTGTATTGTAGTTATTCCCCTTAGACTGTTATTTGTCTTTTCCTCTTGATTTAGTGCTTCTATGTGTCTCGGTTCAGCTCAACTCCTATTAAtcagtctccctccctcagctgCTCTGCCTGCTTTCTGCCTTATCTGATCCACATATCCCACAGAATACTCAAACTTGCATTCTGGTAACGGTATTTAAGCTCACCTGTTGTCATTGCTCCCCACCTGGATCCTTCCTTGTCACTCATCCTGTCTATATGCCTGTGACTCTCCCAGTGTTCACTGTCCTTTTCTCCTTGTGCCTTCCTGTAAGTTTTCTTTGTTCATCAATAAATCATTATGTTCATCCAACGCTCCTGTCTGCACCTAGAATCCTAGAACCATGAAGTCTGTAGCTAATTCTCGGGATGGCATGATCAGAAGTTTATTTCAGTCAGAACCACTCTGGCCACGTAGCACattattttaaagcagaaaGAAAGCTGTAAGAAAATTTATTctgtatataaaatatgttaaacctggtcatttgaaaaatgtttgcatcattatgttttttctaattttccTCAGATCACACAGACATCTCTGGTTTAGAGGAGGTTACAGTAGAAGACGGGGAATCTCTGGTCCTGCAATGTCACATGAGGGCCAACCCCATGGTCACGTCGGTGACGTGGAAACTAAATGGAAGCCTAGTGGATCTATTAACAAGTAGCTTCATCATAACCAGTGACGGCATTACCAGCAAGCTACAGATCAACAAAGTGGAGAGAAGCCTGCATGAAGGCCTGTACCAGTGCACAGCAACCTCTCCCGTCTATGGAGAACGTAGCAAGTCTTTCCAACTCACTGTCACAGGTCTGTTTCCCCGCTGAGctctttaaatgtttacagaagCTTTATCTTTGAGTTTAATGCTTTTCTTGTGCGTAATCTACATATAAAATATCCCACTCAGGGGTGTCAGGGATAATCTAATGAAATTCGTCTTTGTCAACAGAAAAGACCCTGAAGTTCCCACTTATGCCGATGATAGCagggctggtggtggtgtgccTCACGGCTCTTCTTGCCATAATTTCACGATGGAGGAAAATTGCACGGGTAACACACACAGAGCAAATGCAAACATTACTAATCAGATTCTTACTGCACAGGTTTCTCAAGGCTATCATTCTCTTTCAACAGTGCTGCAAATAAGTGATCCAAAAGAACCCGGTCTTCTGCATTTTGATCAAGTGAGACCAACCATGGAGGCATCATATTGCTGTACAGTGCAAGAAACTCTGATTAccaatttttttgttatttcatttctttcatttttggaCTTTTCACAAAGCCAGATcatcaataaaatgaaaacctaTAGTAGTATTTTCTCAAAGATCGAACCTGTAAGTCAGTGATGgtgttatgttatgtttttaaaggGGCAAATTTTAATAGATCAAGACCagatttgttattgtttttccttcattcttCTCTTTTCATTCATGCTACAAGCACTGTGTTGTTATTGCTTCTTGTTTCTGGAGAAACAGTTCAATAAGCACTTTTACTGTGATAAATATTGAGATAAACTTCATAGTCTGACAAAATGTGCAAGCTTTTGTATTAGCAGTTAGGTTTATATAATGAGAGATTTCACAATTGTTCAACAAGACATTAAATAATGCAATATATGTtgtataatattaaaataaatataatgtaaatagttaagacagaaaaacaaaattcagaatgaaattaTGTTTGGAGTCAAATTTTGGTTTgagataaaacattttcccaatcttgtttttttgttatagaAATAAAGATAAAGTTTTAATGTTGGCAACATTGTAATATCACATTCACAATTTGAGCTGTTTTTTAAGGTTGATAGAGTATAATCAAGAGACATACAACTTTTTACAAAATGTCGTTGTTAAAAATTCCTATGAACTATTACATTTGTGTAAAATGCTGGCAAAATGTTTTGCATACATTATTAAAGTCCATTAATTTAACATATAACCATTCAAAGTAAACAGGCTGATAATAAATGATAATAAATGTAATTGTATAATGTATAggtataattattattattattattacactgATCCATTTTTTTCTCTCAAGTATAGGCCAGAAAAAGTGGCTGTCAAGAAAGCATGATATTAGCTACAAGACGAAAGTGAGAAGCTCTGTGATCGCTCAGGTTACTATTTTTAGGCTTCATATAGTGTGATAATATCTGCTGCTTTTAATCCAACCAGAATATTATATTTTGATGTCTTGTAAAGTATAATCTTGAAAATCTAATTTTTAATCCCGGTGTCCACTTGTCCACTGAACTTTAGCTCCTGACTCAACAATACAGCCCAGGCTTGTTAAAATCATGTTATACATTTACTCTTAATGGGACAAAAGGACGGGGATTATGAGGTTGTGTGGTTCAAGGTCTGGATCTTTGTGTTCTTGCCCATCAACAAACTCTCAGGAAGGTCACACGAAACAATGCAAACACAGAATGTACTGCTCTCATATCATCTACATCTGTTGATCATATAAACAAAATTGAGACAAATTTGCTGTGAGACTTTTGTGAACAATGACGAATCtgattattttataatttaataaaactatGAGTTGAAAAAGGAATCTCCAGTCGGAAAGCCTCAGGAGCTGCAGCGGCTGCTAAAAGCCATGTTTAAAAGCAGCACCATAGTAGAGAAATTCAACATTATGTGCAAGAAGATTGTATATATTCACTGATATGAAGTGTGAAAATTGTGTAAATTAATAATACAATATCTTGTAAGTTATTATAAAGAAAAAGGTTAAGTAGTAGTagattgtactcgtactcgtactcgtcgtcttccgcttatccgggaccgggtcgcgggggctgcagactcagcagacgcccagacgtccctctctccagacacctcctccagttcttccagggggagcccaaggcgttcccaggccagccgagagacatagtccctccatcgtgtcctgggccgtcccctggccctcctcccggtgggacgtgcctggaacacctcccggggaaggcgtccaggaggcatccggtatagatgcccgagccacctcaactggctcctctcgatgtggaggagcagcggctctactccgagcccctcccggatggccgaactcctcaccctatctctaagggagtgcccggccaccctacggaggaagctcatttcagccgcttgtatccgggatctcgttccttcggtcatgacccaaagttcatggccataggtgagggtaggaacgtagaccgaccggtaaattgagagctttgcttttcggctcagctctctcttcaccacaacggaccggcacagcgcccccattactgtggcagccgcaccgatccgtttgtcaatctcctgctccattcttccctcactcgtgaacaagaccccgagatacttaaactcctccacttgaggcaggaactcccctccaacctgaagaggacaagccacccttttccagtcgagtaccatggcctcggacttggaggagctgatcttcatcccagccgcttcacactcggctgtgaaccgccacagcgcatgctgtaggtcttggctagatggggccagcaggaccacgtcatccgcaaaaagaagagacaaaatccactggtccccgaACCAGAACcacctccggcccttggctgcgtatagaaatcctgtccataaaagttatgaacaggaccggtgacaaagggcagccctgccggagtccaacatgcaccgggaacaggtccgacttagtgccggcaatgcggaccaaactcctgctccgctcgtacagggaccggatggcccctaataaagggcccccgattccatactcctggagcaccccccacagggcatcacgagggacacagtcgaatgccttctccaggtccacaaaacacttgtgaaccggttgggcaaactcccatgaaccctcgagtaccctgtagagggtatagagctggtccagtgttccacggccgggacgaaaaccacactgctcctcctgaagccgaggtttgactatcggtcggactctcctctccaataccctggcgtaggccttaccagggaggctgaggagtgtgatccccctgtagctggaacacaccctccggtcccccttcttatgaagggggaccaccaccccagtctaccagtccagaggcactgtccccgaccgccacgcaatgttgaagaggcgtgtcaaccatgacagctctacaacatccagagacttgaggtactcagggcggatctcatccaaccacGAAGCCTTGCCTccacagagctttttaaccacctctgtgacttcagcctgggtgatgaaagattccaaccccgagtccccagcctctgtttccaccacggaatgcgtgatggcaggattgaggagatcctcgaagtactccttccaccgcctgataatgtcctcagtcgaggtcagcagtctcccgcccccactataaacagtgttggcgaagcactgcttccccctcctgaggcgccggacggtttgccagaatcgcttcgaggccaaccggtagtccttctccatggcctcaccgaactcctcccaggcccgagtttttgcctctgccacagcccgggccacagcacgcttggcctcacggtactcgtcagccgcctcaggagtcccacaagccaaccacagccgataggactccttcttcagcttgacagcatcccttactgccggtgtccaccaccaggttctgggattgccgccgcgacaggcaccgcagaccttacggccacagctacgggcagcagcatcgacaatagatgcggagaacatggtccactcggactctatgtctccaacatcccccgggatctggtcgaagctctcccggaggtggaagttgaatacatccctggccgagggctccgccaggcgttcccagcagaccctcactgtgcacttgggc harbors:
- the tmigd1 gene encoding transmembrane and immunoglobulin domain-containing protein 1 gives rise to the protein MKLMFSISLFLLLPYCTRQTSDVIIESTPASSIGGVIQTELEKTVFLVCTLESGTHDDKELVWLRNEAAVDLKDGNKENRSSVCISPVIIEDEGATFTCHLKSNASNKASVTLNVTYHTDISGLEEVTVEDGESLVLQCHMRANPMVTSVTWKLNGSLVDLLTSSFIITSDGITSKLQINKVERSLHEGLYQCTATSPVYGERSKSFQLTVTEKTLKFPLMPMIAGLVVVCLTALLAIISRWRKIARCCK